One window of the Lodderomyces elongisporus chromosome 6, complete sequence genome contains the following:
- the SLS1 gene encoding SLS domain-containing protein, with protein sequence MIVQRCIRRRACSILGQRWNSDHSLLKQLIPDLANETDVDVVKKQASNKTNTANTATTAADTNTLSAPPHEQMPPKKPQSKRVILSRSELRGYKKNRHHSSNQTASRRGPNSSASEFKKEMPRVDPYSLARLFSSFEQSNSKTSRDSSAEGDTETVSEIAGKSNTTTDSNANPNTSAASASSSSSSSSSLNDAESLMSYIDSFKPFETKISQTRYDSIAKELNSALTKSQLQEYVTHIRAKSHGAIRINRSATKGIIIKNIMSQVWKIEVSKTAGSVDFLLSTKSFDLSPTLEYFLRKPKSSFMKHLAASKIHAKIVHHRLIISGMTTKLGLVEGEFAQYSANLKSEKVQLSENVDNLVLDKVFTQYAKQIMEVASVHLSKNCAKEFTISAESDEGIVLAKRLIAWCIGDSNPHIKNEVFDNKGSGNDNNNNNNSNSNSNSNIHDKQGSLSNASYVPFINKESWPWHSKNNQYFKISKEDIRPGRYNDLLFEKFDMMNDLFIKDEDIGELENYSLALNINGDTSINEDPFLNNDTSDQLLKSLDGQNDTIESKNKSNDDESKSKISYWDGIIKNHSTSPSLKEEKDKHTNLEDLRHQLGKFADNEFDENEFPDVSKLIEDVEGKSNDDVLENLRKELGAFSEEPLPESEGLSMFDELLEGVDTKEPKNVEEEQIMGIEHEDNVPETSASQEFGKEIIDEIYNQLNDLSFANSLYGVSEESELGKAFTLQFGSIVFEESKPVSKLLKSTNQQPTPVTSDTKFKFTTNVPFVKDLATSYPSLTTGTHSYTNKFQIRLTPSIFQNMGTTNNNDASSVIDFAKFPPVEFQAELDGYGQIKLDTIELLTIEAMKNIAVPLFNMPHDIQVTKTRIGDLLKPQLKKTKKSKTFSQTNIDNQPEFAHFLQKSNLVFDGKSDVYVAPYVDLLVNNTKVRYDFAHLTVKTEMNFEFGERQLQLNINEGGQYGGRSFEVMMGEGDLSRDEFEEFLNDALQFINNIN encoded by the coding sequence AGATCATTCTTTGCTCAAACAACTCATTCCCGACCTTGCAAATGAGactgatgttgatgttgtaaAGAAACAGGCActgaacaaaacaaacactgCTAATACAGCAACTACTGCAGCTGACACCAACACTTTGTCTGCACCACCGCATGAACAAATGCCTCCAAAAAAACCACAATCGAAAAGGGTGATTCTTTCTCGTTCTGAACTTAGAGGCTACAAAAAGAATCGTCATCACAGCTCAAATCAAACAGCTTCACGCCGAGGGCCAAATAGTTCAGCTTCTGAGtttaaaaaggaaatgcCACGAGTTGACCCATACTCGTTGGCAAGacttttttcatcatttgaACAACTGAATTCAAAAACAAGCAGGGATTCAAGTGCAGAAGGAGATACTGAAACTGTACTGGAAATTGCTGGAAAGTCAAATACAACTACCGATTCAAATGCTAATCCCAACACATctgctgcttctgcttcttcttcctcttcttcctcctcttctctAAATGATGCCGAGAGCTTGATGAGCTATATCGATAGCTTCAAACCATTTGAAACAAAGATTAGTCAAACAAGGTACGATAGTATTGcaaaagaattaaacaGCGCATTGACCAAAAGTCAACTTCAAGAGTATGTCACCCACATTAGAGCAAAGTCACATGGTGCTATTAGAATCAATAGATCAGCAACAAAAGGTATAATCATCAAGAACATAATGAGCCAAGTATGGAAAATAGAAGTATCCAAAACCGCTGGCCTGGTGGATTTCTTATTAAGCACAAAACTGTTTGATTTGAGCCCCACCTTGGAATATTTCTTGAGAAAACCCAAATCGAGCTTTATGAAACATCTTGCAGCATCAAAAATACACGCCAAAATTGTACACCATAGGTTGATTATATCAGGTATGACTACAAAGCTTGGCTTGGTTGAAGGTGAATTTGCACAATACTCTGCAAACTTGAAATCTGAAAAAGTGCAATTATCCGAAAACGTTGATAATTTAGTGCTTGATAAAGTGTTTACACAGTatgcaaaacaaattatgGAAGTTGCACTGGTTCATTTAAGCAAAAATTGTGCAAAGGAATTCACCATTAGTGCTGAGTCAGACGAAGGTATTGTTCTCGCAAAGAGATTGATTGCTTGGTGCATTGGCGATTCTAATCCACATATCAAAAATGAAGTATTTGACAACAAGGGAAGCggcaacgacaacaacaacaacaacaacagcaacagcaacagcaacagcaacatcCACGATAAGCAAGGGCTGTTATCAAATGCAAGTTATGTTCCATTTATCAATAAAGAATCTTGGCCATGGCATtccaaaaacaatcaataCTTCAAAATCAGTAAAGAAGATATTAGACCCGGGCGCTACAATGATTTACtatttgagaaatttgATATGATGAATGATTTATTCATAAAGGATGAAGATATTGGTGAATTGGAAAACTATTCCTTGGCATTGAACATCAATGGCGATACATCAATTAATGAGGACCCATTTTTAAATAACGATACATCAGATCAATTACTCAAATCTTTAGATGGGCAAAATGATACTATTGAAAGTAAGAATAAGTCTAATGACGATGAAAGTAAAAGCAAGATATCTTATTGGGATGGTATCATCAAAAATCACAGTACATCTCCGCTGTTgaaggaggaaaaagataaacaCACCAATCTTGAGGATTTGCGCCATCAGTTGGGTAAATTTGCCGATAATGagtttgatgaaaatgagtTCCCCGATGTATCAAAATTGATTGAAGATGTTGAAGGAAAGagtaatgatgatgttttggaaaatttgaGAAAAGAGTTGGGTGCATTTAGTGAAGAACCTCTACCAGAAAGTGAAGGACTTCTGATGTTTGATGAACTACTTGAAGGAGTAGATACAAAAGAACCAAAGaatgttgaagaagaacaaataaTGGGTATAGAACATGAAGACAACGTACCTGAAACATCAGCACTGCAAGAATTTGGTAAAGAAATAATTGACGAAATCTACAATCAATTAAATGACTTGAGTTTTGCCAATAGTCTTTATGGTGTAAGCGAAGAATCTGAGTTAGGTAAGGCATTTACTTTGCAGTTTGgatcaattgtttttgaagaatCAAAACCGGTTTCTAAGCTTCTTAAATCAACCAATCAACAGCCAACACCTGTAACTTCCGATACGAAATTCAAATTTACCACAAATGTTCCGTTTGTAAAAGATCTTGCAACATCGTACCCTAGTCTCACTACTGGAACACATCTGTACACAAACAAGTTCCAAATCCGTCTTACTCCATCAATATTTCAAAACATGGGCACCACTAATAACAACGATGCATCAAGTGTGAttgattttgcaaaattccCACCAGTTGAATTCCAGGCCGAGTTAGATGGATATGGACAAATCAAATTGGACACTATTGAGTTGTTAACAATTGAGGCAATGAAAAACATTGCTGTGCCTTTATTCAATATGCCGCACGATATTCAAGTGACAAAAACTAGGATTGGGGACCTTTTAAAGCCACAGCTtaagaagacaaagaaaagcaagaCTTTTAGTCAAACTAATATTGACAATCAACCGGAATTTGCTCACTTTTTGCAGAAATCAAACTTGGTGTTTGACGGCAAGTCGGATGTCTATGTGGCACCTTATGTTGATCTACTTGTAAATAATACCAAAGTGAGATACGATTTTGCCCATCTCACAGTAAAGACGGAAATGAACTTTGAGTTTGGAGAAAGacaattgcaattgaaTATCAATGAAGGTGGTCAATATGGAGGTAGAAGTTTTGAAGTCATGATGGGTGAAGGTGACTTGTCTAGAGATGAGTTTGAAGAATTCCTCAACGATGCATTGCAGTTTATAAACAATATCAATTGA
- the utp13 gene encoding U3 small nucleolar RNA-associated protein 13, translated as MKPVYIGSASAAINRADGQYMATPQNEDVIITDLDTNEVYYTVLGEEDEVITSLCMTPDGRYLAVCSQSQQLRIIDVENKQTQKTYRMSAPVYMSASDSSSSLFAFGGSDGVVTVWNIEGGFASHSLKGHGTTICALTFNGEPHEQDWRLASADIMGTVKIWDLEKKKCSHTIKEHASAVRGLAFDDEYEYFLTAGRDSVAIIYSTKNFKPINTFPINEQIEASGFIRYVNDQQYFYTAGSENMLRLWEIKTGQLIAKSKQPLKTNEELVIVDAIKLQDQNVYLVVSDQTLIELDLQQEDQRIEADQIFDIPVVRKIAGNQGVVADMRYVGPNHNFVAMATNSPALRIMNLERPFEVSILEAHKDIINALDASADGKWIATASKDNEARLWSWNEETQEFEPFATFQGHAGSVTAICLNKSTETPNFIITGSNDLTVKKWKIPKVKGETVKHSVYTRRAHDKDINSIDISPNDEFFATASYDKLGKVWSTESGETIGVLKGHRRGLWDVNFYKYDKLLATSSGDKTVKVWSLNDYACKKTFEGHTNAVHRAKFFNSTTPQLISSGADGLVKIWDYKSDETVKTLDNHVDRIWALAVKDEEGDEFITADAVGKFTMWKDNTAEEVRLRELQEKNKVEQEQSLSNFMKNQDWSNAFLLALTLNHSMRLYHVIKSCIEANVDEDSPIGSRELESTICQLNNDQLITLFKKIRDWNVNFKFFEISQSLLNVILHSFGIDKLIEIPGVMKIVESIIPYNERHYSRLDDLIEETYVLDYTVEQMNRLLA; from the exons ATGA AGCCTGTCTATATTGGTTCGGCCAGTGCAGCGATTAACAGGGCAGATGGGCAATACATGGCAACACCGCAAAATGAAGATGTCATCATTACGGATCTCGATACCAATGAAGTTTACTACACAGTGCttggagaagaagatgaagtgATTACAAGTTTATGTATGACTCCTGATGGACGATATCTTGCCGTTTGCTCACAATCGCAACAGCTACGGATCATCGATGTTGAAAATAAACAGACACAAAAAACATATAGAATGTCAGCACCAGTTTACATGTCGGCTTCCGACTCGTCATCTAGCTTGTTTGCATTTGGTGGCTCCGATGGTGTTGTTACCGTTTGGAATATTGAAGGAGGGTTTGCATCACATTCATTAAAAGGTCACGGAACAACCATTTGTGCGTTAACATTTAATGGCGAGCCCCATGAACAGGATTGGAGGTTGGCCTCAGCAGATATTATGGGAACCGTAAAAATCTGGGacttggaaaaaaagaagtgtAGTCATACCATTAAAGAACATGCCTCGGCTGTTAGAGGCTTGGCTTTCGATGATGAATACGAGTATTTCTTAACTGCGGGACGAGATCTGGTTGCGATAATTTACAGCACCAAGAATTTTAAGCCAATCAATACCTTCCCCATCAATGAGCAAATCGAGGCAAGTGGATTTATCAGATACGTGAATGATCAACAATATTTTTACACCGCTGGATCGGAAAACATGTTACGTCTTTGGGAGATCAAGACTGGACAGTTGATTGCCAAATCGAAACAACCATTAAAGACAAATGAGGAGCTTGTCATTGTTGACGCAATCAAATTGCAAGATCAAAATGTTTACCTCGTTGTGAGCGATCAAACGTTGATTGAATTGGATTTGCAACAAGAAGACCAGAGGATTGAAGCTGATCAGATATTTGACATCCCAGTGGTGAGAAAGATTGCAGGTAACCAAGGTGTTGTTGCAGATATGAGATATGTTGGGCCAAACCATAATTTTGTTGCCATGGCTACAAACTCTCCTGCATTGCGGATAATGAATTTAGAAAGACCATTTGAAGTGTCCATTTTGGAAGCACACAAGGATATCATTAATGCATTGGATGCATCTGCTGATGGAAAGTGGATTGCCACTGCGTCAAAGGATAACGAAGCTAGACTTTGGTCTTGGAATGAGGAAACACAAGAATTTGAACCGTTTGCCACTTTCCAAGGCCATGCGGGTTCGGTGACAGCCATTTGCTTGAATAAACTGACTGAGACTCCGAACTTTATAATCACTGGATCAAATGATCTTACAGtgaagaaatggaaaatacCAAAAGTTAAAGGCGAAACTGTTAAGCATTCGGTATACACCAGACGTGCACACGACAAAGATATTAATTCTATTGATATTTCTCCTAATGATGAGTTTTTCGCCACTGCTTCTTATGATAAGCTAGGTAAAGTATGGAGCACCGAGTCTGGTGAGACCATTGGTGTGTTGAAAGGTCACAGACGTGGTCTTTGGGATGTCAATTTCTACAAATATGACAAGTTGCTCGCAACTAGTAGTGGAGACAAAACCGTTAAAGTGTGGTCACTAAACGATTATGCATGTAAAAAGACCTTTGAGGGCCATACAAATGCTGTGCACAGAGCAAAATTCTTCAACAGTACTACTCCACAATTGATTTCCTCCGGTGCCGATGGGTTGGTTAAAATTTGGGATTACAAGTCTGACGAAACGGTGAAAACGCTTGATAACCATGTTGACAGAATCTGGGCGTTGGCTGttaaagatgaagaaggtgaCGAGTTTATCACTGCGGATGCTGTGGGTAAGTTCACCATGTGGAAGGATAATACTGCAGAAGAAGTTCGTTTGAGAGAGTTgcaagagaaaaataaagttgaGCAAGAGCAGAGTTTGAGTAATTTCATGAAGAATCAGGATTGGAGCAATGCATTCCTTTTGGCATTGACATTGAACCACTCGATGCGTCTTTACCACGTGATTAAATCTTGTATCGAAGCCAATGTCGATGAAGACTCGCCTATTGGATCAAGGGAGCTTGAATCCACAATCTGCCAGTTGAACAATGACCAATTAATCACATTGTTTAAAAAGATTCGTGACTGGAATGTTaactttaaattttttgaaattagTCAAAGCTTGTTGAATGTTATTTTGCACAGTTTCGGTATCGACAAGCTTATTGAGATTCCGGGCGTTATGAAGATTGTTGAGAGTATAATTCCATATAATGAGCGTCACTATAGTCGATTGGATGATTTGATTGAGGAGACATATGTCTTGGACTACACTGTGGAGCAAATGAACCGACTCCTAGCATAA
- the UAP1 gene encoding UDP-N-acetylglucosamine pyrophosphorylase (BUSCO:EOG09262MJW) codes for MTLSTIEDPSELVKTVQEAIQYSSNSSSRNITQLPDESTASTIGLDNDTYERWSELGFKAIANGEVAILLMAGGQGTRLGSDAPKGCFDINLPSHKSLFQVQGEKILKIEKLTQAKYDLKETPVITWYIMTSGPTRESTEAFFKKNNFFGLQSTQVKFFNQGTLPCFDLNGEKILLQSKDAICESPDGNGGLYKALQNDGILEDMVNKNIKHIHMYCVDNSLVKVADPVFIGFAIDKKFDLATKVVRKRDATESVGLIVLDDDSKRPCVIEYSEISQELAEKKDPQDSNKLFLRAANIVNHYYSIDVLTKMIPKWISSQEYLPFHIAKKKIPSMNLKTNEFYKPTEPNGIKLEQFIFDVFPSVALDKFGCLEVDRSDEFSPLKNADGAKNDTPTTCRSHYLARGTNWVKKNGGILENEDDVVEVLPSTSYGGEGLEFVKGQKFKNGDVI; via the exons ATGACA CTATCGACTATAGAAGATCCATCTGAATTAGTCAAAACAGTGCAAGAAGCTATCCAGTACTCTTCAAACTCCTCGTCAAGAAACATTACACAGCTTCCTGATGAAtcaacagcatcaacaattgGCCTCGACAATGACACATATGAGCGTTGGTCGGAATTAGGTTTCAAGGCCATTGCCAATGGCGAAGTTGCCATTCTATTGATGGCTGGTGGCCAAGGTACGAGATTAGGATCAGATGCACCAAAAGGCTGCTTTGACATTAATCTACCATCCCACAAGTCACTTTTCCAAGTTCAAGgtgaaaaaattttgaaaattgaaaaattgactCAGGCCAAATACGACTTGAAAGAAACTCCTGTAATCACATGGTATATCATGACAAGTGGTCCAACAAGGGAGTCTACCGAAGCATTCTTCAAGAAAAATAACTTTTTCGGCTTGCAATCTACACAAGTAAAGTTCTTCAACCAAGGAACATTACCATGTTTTGATCTCAATGGTGAAAAGATCCTTTTGCAATCAAAAGACGCCATTTGCGAATCACCAGATGGTAATGGAGGATTATACAAAGCATTGCAAAACGATGGTATACTCGAAGATATGGTcaacaaaaatattaaacACATCCACATGTACTGTGTCGACAACTCTCTAGTCAAGGTTGCCGACCCAGTATTTATTGGATTTGCCATTGACAAGAAATTCGACTTGGCTACAAAAGTTGTGCGCAAGAGAGACGCAACTGAAAGTGTTGGTTTAATCGTGCTTGACGATGACTCCAAGAGACCATGCGTCATTGAGTATAGTGAAATCTCACAAGAATTGGCTGAAAAGAAGGATCCACAAGATTCAAATAAGCTTTTCCTTCGCGCAGCAAATATTGTCAACCACTACTACTCAATTGATGTGTTGACAAAGATGATCCCCAAATGGATCTCGTCTCAAGAATACTTGCCATTCCATATTgctaaaaagaaaatccCAAGcatgaatttgaaaacaaacgAATTTTACAAGCCAACTGAACCAAATGGTATCAAATTGGAACAATTCATCTTTGACGTCTTCCCCTCAGTCGCATTGGACAAGTTTGGATGCCTCGAGGTTGATAGACTGGATGAGTTTTCGCCATTGAAGAACGCAGATGGCGCAAAGAACGACACACCAACTACATGTAGACTGCATTACTTGGCTAGAGGCACAAACTGGGTGAAAAAGAATGGCGGAATCTTGGAAAATGAGGATGATGTCGTTGAGGTGCTTCCTTCAACAAGTTATGGTGGAGAAGGGTTGGAATTCGTCAAGGGTCAAAAGTTCAAAAATGGTGATGTTATTTAA
- the PST1 gene encoding protoplasts-secreted encodes MLYKSVISLVLATSSLVWADNDTKTKTAKLKDTTTSINPCSQRTTLREATAIQQLIACETLAGEIIITGNEVVALDLSQVEEITGDVSIRNSPSIISLNLNRLETISGSLVLNNNTQLTSIDLTSLTDADNLQFISLPAFSTLNLNQGVRTAGRVVLSDTALENLNGLAAFDTIDYMNINNNKNMINVAFSNLETVKDSLIISFNNDDAIVNLDSLKWASNLTVQDVAELSAQNLTAVNGSLQISYNGFESVNLTKLTNVGSSLQIFANDALISLDLHRLEEIGGELSMFNNTELEDAQDSFESLERVRGAVSISGNLVNFSMPSLNRVNGDFELRSTSEDLDCSEFDELHDEGNIEGHNYVCSHAEQSETSTAQATSDATTGSSDTSPDKESAGERLFVPTIFAAGIVAGFFFAIM; translated from the coding sequence ATGCTTTACAAATCAGTTATTTCTTTGGTACTCGCAACCAGTTCTTTAGTTTGGGCAGATAATGataccaaaaccaaaactgcaaaattaaaagacaCCACGACCTCAATCAATCCATGTTCGCAAAGAACTACACTTCGTGAAGCAACTGCCATTCAACAACTAATTGCGTGTGAGACTTTGGCTGGcgaaatcatcattactgGCAATGAAGTTGTTGCTCTTGACTTGTCCCAAGTTGAAGAGATTACCGGAGATGTCAGCATTCGCAACTCGCCTTCAATAATTTCTTTAAACTTGAACCGTTTGGAAACCATTAGCGGTTCCTTGGTgttgaacaacaacactcAATTAACCTCAATCGATTTAACTTCATTAACCGATGCAGATAATTTGCAATTTATTTCATTACCGGCATTCTCAACATTAAACTTGAACCAAGGCGTTAGAACCGCTGGCAGAGTCGTCTTGTCTGATACTGCATTGGAAAACTTGAATGGCTTGGCTGCATTTGATACTATTGACTATATgaatatcaacaataacaagaaTATGATCAATGTTGcattttccaatttggAAACTGTTAAGGACTCCTTGATTATTAGTTtcaacaatgatgatgcaaTTGTTAATTTAGACTCTTTGAAATGGGCATCCAACTTGACGGTACAGGATGTTGCTGAGCTTTCTGCACAAAACTTGACTGCTGTTAATGGTTCTTTGCAGATTAGTTATAATGGCTTTGAATCAGTCAATTTGACAAAATTGACCAATGTGGGCTCATCATTGCAAATATTTGCCAATGACGCATTAATCAGCTTGGATTTGCACCGTTTAGAGGAAATTGGCGGTGAATTGAGCATGTTCAACAATACTGAGTTGGAAGATGCACAAGATTCATTTGAGAGTTTGGAAAGAGTTAGGGGTGCAGTTAGTATCTCTGGTAATTTGGTGAATTTCTCAATGCCAAGTTTGAACAGGGTCAATGGTGATTTCGAATTGCGCTCAACTTCTGAGGATCTTGATTGTTCTGAGTTTGACGAGTTGCATGATGAAGGAAATATCGAGGGCCACAATTATGTTTGCTCACATGCAGAACAACTGGAGACGTCAACAGCTCAAGCAACATCTGATGCCACTACTGGCAGTTCAGATACTTCCCCAGACAAAGAAAGCGCAGGAGAAAGATTGTTTGTTCCCACAATCTTTGCTGCGGGTATTGTAGCaggttttttctttgcaatCATGTAA